A genomic segment from Blastococcus sp. PRF04-17 encodes:
- a CDS encoding FKBP-type peptidyl-prolyl cis-trans isomerase: protein MAELTRPDVEPPTGPAPDDLVIEDIVVGDGAEAAPGTLVSAHYVGVTHDGGEQFDASWDRGDPLEFRLGVGMVIQGWDEGIAGMKVGGRRRLTIPAHKAYGDRGAGGVIQPGATLVFVVDLVGVR from the coding sequence GTGGCCGAGCTGACCCGCCCGGACGTCGAGCCGCCGACCGGACCCGCGCCCGACGACCTGGTGATCGAGGACATCGTCGTCGGCGACGGGGCCGAGGCGGCCCCCGGCACGTTGGTGAGCGCGCACTACGTCGGCGTCACCCACGACGGCGGCGAGCAGTTCGACGCGTCCTGGGACCGGGGCGACCCGCTGGAGTTCCGGCTGGGCGTGGGCATGGTCATCCAGGGCTGGGACGAGGGCATCGCCGGCATGAAGGTCGGCGGCCGCCGGCGGCTGACCATCCCCGCGCACAAGGCCTACGGCGACCGCGGCGCCGGCGGCGTCATCCAGCCGGGCGCAACCCTCGTTTTCGTGGTCGACCTCGTCGGCGTCCGCTGA
- a CDS encoding TetR/AcrR family transcriptional regulator, whose product MTAARRPRTPLSRERVLDTAVALADEMGIEALSMRKLGEALGVEAMSLYNHVANKVDLLDGMIDAVFAEIGSPSASAGWRAAMCERAIGVRRVLRRHRWAIGLMESRTSPGPATLAHHDAVIGVLRGGGFTIAQTAHAFALLDSYIYGFALQENGLPFEGAEETAQVAREIFAGFPADAYPHVVELTTQHVLQPGYDFGDEFQFGLELILDGLERLLRRP is encoded by the coding sequence ATGACCGCCGCCCGCCGGCCGAGGACACCGCTCAGCCGGGAACGAGTGCTCGACACCGCGGTCGCTCTCGCCGACGAGATGGGCATCGAGGCGCTGAGCATGCGCAAGCTCGGCGAGGCGCTCGGCGTGGAGGCGATGTCGCTGTACAACCACGTGGCGAACAAGGTCGACCTCCTCGACGGCATGATCGATGCCGTCTTCGCCGAGATCGGGTCGCCCTCGGCTTCGGCGGGCTGGCGGGCGGCGATGTGCGAGCGGGCGATTGGGGTGCGCCGGGTGCTGCGCCGGCACCGCTGGGCGATCGGCCTCATGGAATCGCGGACCTCGCCCGGCCCCGCGACGCTGGCGCACCACGACGCGGTGATCGGCGTGCTACGGGGCGGAGGTTTCACGATCGCGCAGACCGCGCACGCGTTCGCGCTCCTCGACAGCTACATCTACGGCTTCGCGCTGCAGGAGAACGGGTTGCCGTTCGAGGGGGCGGAGGAGACGGCGCAGGTGGCGCGCGAGATCTTCGCGGGCTTCCCCGCCGACGCCTACCCGCACGTCGTCGAGCTGACGACCCAGCACGTGCTGCAGCCCGGATACGACTTCGGCGACGAGTTCCAGTTCGGCCTCGAGCTCATCCTCGACGGCCTCGAGCGGCTCCTGCGCCGGCCGTGA
- a CDS encoding acyl carrier protein — MATGETGFEDVFYDLVSVQYHSLKAGHDYGQYVRDAENAGLDDVAGFFRDVMEQDSARARRCHEFLKRLSGTEQGGPATQ, encoded by the coding sequence ATGGCCACCGGTGAGACCGGATTCGAGGACGTCTTCTACGACCTCGTCTCCGTGCAGTACCACTCGCTCAAGGCCGGGCACGACTACGGGCAGTACGTCAGGGACGCAGAGAACGCGGGCCTGGACGACGTCGCCGGCTTCTTCCGAGACGTCATGGAGCAGGACTCGGCGCGCGCGAGGCGCTGCCACGAGTTCCTGAAGCGGCTCTCGGGCACCGAGCAGGGCGGGCCGGCCACGCAGTAG
- a CDS encoding NAD(P)H-dependent flavin oxidoreductase, translating to MIRTPLTRWFDLTTPIIGAPMAGVAGGATARAVSEAGGLGMVGVSGRHTAEFVTSESAIPAEAELPFGVGLMTWTLTEHPELFEATVAAQPSLVSMSFGDPAPYVGPLHDAGIAVAAQVNTLADARRALEAGVDVLVAQGTEAGGHTGQRALLPLLQEVLELTDRPVVAAGGIATGRAMAAMLVAGAAGVWVGTALLSCTEGLNAAAARERIRAATGDETVLTRAFDVAEGIAWPERWPGRALVNDFSRAWHGREAQLVTDDAARRLVVEARRTGDPAHAPLYAGEAVGLVTTERSATDVVRELDASAEAALGAASRLVDRG from the coding sequence ATGATCCGGACACCGCTCACCCGCTGGTTCGACCTGACGACGCCGATCATCGGCGCGCCGATGGCCGGGGTCGCGGGTGGTGCGACGGCGCGCGCGGTGTCCGAAGCCGGTGGACTCGGCATGGTCGGGGTCAGCGGCCGGCACACCGCCGAGTTCGTGACCTCGGAGAGCGCGATCCCCGCCGAGGCGGAGCTGCCGTTCGGCGTCGGGCTGATGACCTGGACGCTCACCGAGCACCCCGAGCTGTTCGAGGCGACGGTGGCCGCCCAGCCGAGCCTGGTCTCGATGTCCTTCGGCGATCCGGCGCCCTACGTCGGGCCGCTGCACGACGCCGGCATCGCCGTCGCCGCCCAGGTGAACACGCTCGCCGATGCCCGCCGGGCGCTCGAGGCGGGCGTCGACGTGCTGGTCGCCCAGGGCACCGAGGCCGGAGGGCACACGGGCCAGCGGGCGTTGCTCCCCCTGCTGCAGGAGGTCCTCGAGCTCACCGACCGTCCGGTCGTCGCCGCCGGCGGCATCGCGACCGGCCGGGCGATGGCCGCGATGCTGGTCGCCGGAGCCGCCGGCGTCTGGGTCGGGACGGCGCTGCTCTCCTGCACCGAAGGGCTCAATGCCGCTGCCGCGCGTGAGCGCATCCGGGCGGCGACCGGGGACGAGACGGTGCTGACCCGCGCCTTCGACGTCGCGGAAGGCATCGCCTGGCCGGAGCGCTGGCCGGGGCGCGCCCTGGTCAACGACTTCTCCCGCGCCTGGCACGGGCGGGAGGCCCAACTGGTCACCGACGACGCCGCGCGTCGGCTCGTCGTCGAGGCGAGGCGCACCGGCGACCCGGCGCACGCACCGCTCTACGCCGGGGAGGCCGTCGGACTGGTGACGACCGAACGGTCCGCGACGGACGTCGTCCGCGAGCTCGACGCGTCCGCGGAAGCGGCACTCGGGGCGGCGAGCCGGCTCGTGGACCGAGGCTGA
- a CDS encoding VOC family protein, with protein MLDHLSLQCMDVDAAAAFYPRVFASCGVRVLMRHGDTVGLCGPDNFPRLWLGAAVDTGTRPVHLAISAPSRDAVDAVFTAAREAGADILHQPRVWPEYHPGYYAVFVRDPDGNNVEAVHHSWSA; from the coding sequence ATGCTCGATCACCTGTCCCTGCAGTGCATGGACGTCGACGCGGCGGCGGCCTTCTACCCGCGGGTCTTCGCGTCGTGCGGCGTCCGCGTGCTCATGCGGCACGGCGACACGGTGGGGCTCTGCGGCCCCGACAACTTCCCGCGGCTGTGGCTGGGGGCGGCCGTCGACACCGGCACCCGCCCGGTGCACCTGGCGATCTCGGCGCCGTCCCGGGACGCCGTCGACGCGGTGTTCACCGCGGCGCGGGAGGCCGGCGCGGACATCCTGCACCAGCCGCGCGTGTGGCCCGAGTACCACCCGGGCTACTACGCGGTCTTCGTCCGTGACCCCGACGGCAACAACGTCGAGGCCGTGCACCACAGCTGGTCGGCGTGA
- a CDS encoding NADH:flavin oxidoreductase/NADH oxidase: MTSAALFTPLTLRGRTLPNRLVVAPMCQYTSTDGFVGDYHLVHLGRYALGGFGLVVVEATGVTPEGRISHGDTGLWSDDHVPGMARIVDFLHEHGSLAGIQLAHAGAKASSKRPWDGEGPVTTENAHPGEEPWPTVSASALPVAPGWPTPHALTVDELAEVREAFVAATRRSLAAGFDVVEVHAAHGYLLNQFLSPLTNRRTDGYGGSRGGRMRFPLEVVDAVRAAWPEDRPLFVRVSSVDGTSDGVTLEDTVAFARELKARGVDAIDTSGGGLGGGWHHPIGYGYQVPHAAQIRAEADIPTMAVGLIVDARQAEAVVASGAADLVAIAREAQDDPNFAARAARELSGSYEVYPIQSSARLASRDRLLGRLGPWTGPDPVQVVERPA; this comes from the coding sequence GTGACCTCAGCTGCCCTCTTCACACCCCTGACCCTGCGCGGCCGAACGCTGCCCAACCGCCTGGTCGTCGCGCCGATGTGCCAGTACACGTCGACCGACGGCTTCGTCGGGGACTACCACCTGGTCCATCTCGGGCGATACGCGCTGGGCGGCTTCGGTCTGGTCGTCGTGGAGGCGACGGGCGTGACCCCCGAGGGCCGGATCAGCCACGGCGACACCGGCCTGTGGTCGGACGACCACGTGCCCGGCATGGCCCGGATCGTGGACTTCCTGCACGAGCACGGCTCCCTGGCGGGCATCCAGCTGGCGCACGCCGGCGCGAAGGCCTCCAGCAAGCGGCCGTGGGACGGCGAGGGTCCGGTGACGACCGAGAACGCACACCCGGGCGAGGAGCCGTGGCCCACCGTGTCCGCCAGCGCCCTGCCGGTCGCGCCGGGCTGGCCCACCCCGCACGCGTTGACCGTGGACGAGCTGGCCGAGGTTCGCGAGGCGTTCGTGGCCGCGACACGGCGCTCGCTCGCGGCGGGCTTCGACGTCGTCGAGGTGCACGCCGCCCACGGCTACCTGCTCAACCAGTTCCTCTCCCCGCTCACCAACCGGCGCACCGACGGGTACGGCGGCTCCCGCGGAGGGCGGATGCGCTTCCCGCTCGAGGTGGTCGACGCCGTCCGCGCGGCCTGGCCCGAGGACCGGCCCCTGTTCGTGCGCGTCTCGTCGGTCGACGGAACCTCCGACGGCGTGACGCTGGAGGACACCGTCGCCTTCGCCCGCGAGCTGAAGGCGCGGGGCGTCGATGCGATCGACACCTCGGGCGGCGGCCTGGGCGGTGGGTGGCACCACCCGATCGGCTACGGCTACCAGGTGCCGCACGCCGCGCAGATCAGGGCCGAGGCGGACATCCCGACGATGGCCGTGGGGCTCATCGTCGACGCCAGGCAGGCCGAGGCCGTCGTGGCATCCGGTGCAGCCGACCTGGTGGCGATCGCCCGCGAGGCGCAGGACGACCCGAACTTCGCGGCCCGTGCCGCCCGCGAGCTCAGCGGTTCCTACGAGGTCTACCCGATCCAGTCCAGCGCCCGGCTCGCCTCGCGGGACCGGCTGCTCGGCCGCCTCGGACCGTGGACCGGTCCGGACCCCGTCCAGGTGGTCGAGCGCCCGGCCTGA
- a CDS encoding acyl-CoA dehydrogenase family protein, translating to MATADETWQPEPPALLPPWHTPEREKLQEQARRFAMDEVLPVANELDPQKGEIPESLLARLAELGYFGITVPAEQGGLGLGVFEYCMVSEELARAWMSTASILARSQGLGTAVADADRRHELLARSARGEWIGAIALSEPDAGSDLAGVSTRAVLDGDEWVVTGRKRWCGNAKAADFIQVLVRERDPEDGESRSAGLLNLLLEKERGKFPEGLSGHPIDKIGYHGFLTWDLTFDGVRIPKDNVIDEARAAREESEEEGLDTAAAKQAGFAEAQKFLNTARVHTAARAVGLARAALEDSIVYLQEREQFGHPIGDFQALRFAVAEMAAQIEQSRAFYRQVAHLLDLGLPVHKEASMVKLEATEMSVRVTNQAMQLHGGNGYTTERQVERHWRDARLTTIFEGTSEIQKRIISDRLLPRSPLA from the coding sequence ATGGCGACCGCCGACGAGACCTGGCAGCCCGAGCCGCCGGCGCTGCTGCCGCCCTGGCACACGCCCGAGCGGGAGAAGCTGCAGGAGCAGGCGCGCCGGTTCGCCATGGACGAGGTGCTGCCGGTCGCCAACGAGCTCGACCCGCAGAAGGGCGAGATCCCCGAGTCGCTGCTCGCCCGCCTCGCCGAGCTCGGCTACTTCGGCATCACGGTGCCTGCCGAGCAGGGCGGGCTGGGCCTGGGCGTGTTCGAGTACTGCATGGTCAGCGAGGAGCTGGCCCGCGCCTGGATGTCGACCGCCAGCATCCTGGCCCGCTCGCAGGGCCTCGGGACGGCGGTGGCCGACGCCGACCGCCGGCACGAGCTGCTGGCACGCAGCGCCCGCGGCGAGTGGATCGGCGCTATCGCGCTGTCGGAGCCCGACGCCGGCTCCGACCTGGCCGGCGTCTCGACCCGGGCCGTGCTGGACGGCGACGAGTGGGTGGTCACGGGGCGCAAGCGGTGGTGCGGCAACGCCAAGGCGGCCGACTTCATCCAGGTGCTCGTGCGGGAGCGGGACCCGGAGGACGGTGAGTCGCGCTCGGCCGGCCTGCTCAACCTGCTGCTCGAGAAGGAACGCGGAAAGTTCCCCGAGGGGTTGTCCGGCCACCCGATCGACAAGATCGGGTATCACGGTTTCCTGACCTGGGACCTCACCTTCGACGGCGTCCGGATCCCGAAGGACAACGTCATCGACGAGGCGCGCGCCGCCCGCGAGGAGAGCGAGGAGGAGGGCCTCGACACGGCTGCCGCGAAGCAGGCGGGCTTCGCCGAGGCCCAGAAGTTCCTGAACACCGCACGGGTGCACACCGCCGCCCGTGCCGTGGGGCTGGCCCGTGCCGCGCTGGAGGATTCGATCGTCTACCTGCAGGAACGGGAGCAGTTCGGCCATCCCATCGGCGACTTCCAGGCGCTGCGCTTCGCGGTCGCCGAGATGGCGGCGCAGATCGAGCAGTCGCGGGCCTTCTACCGCCAGGTGGCGCACCTGCTCGACCTCGGTCTGCCGGTGCACAAGGAGGCCTCGATGGTGAAGCTCGAGGCCACCGAGATGTCGGTGCGGGTGACCAATCAGGCCATGCAGCTGCACGGCGGCAACGGCTACACCACCGAGCGCCAGGTCGAGCGGCACTGGCGTGACGCCCGGCTGACCACGATCTTCGAGGGCACCAGCGAGATCCAGAAGCGAATCATCAGCGACCGCCTGCTACCGCGCAGCCCCCTCGCATAG
- a CDS encoding SRPBCC family protein, which translates to MTEDLATRRGTVTRRGTVTRCEDGRQRLEFRRSWPDPMEDVWAALTEPERLARWIGRYDGERRPGGTGTFFMTHEAGEQTGEPATIVECDPPRRLVIEWEQQDTDAWRIDLDLWTEGGRTHLRFVQVFPADADVADFAMGWHWYLDKLAAEVSGGAQPTGDWQAFVAEVGPDYGREGG; encoded by the coding sequence ATGACCGAGGACCTTGCGACCCGGCGCGGCACGGTGACCCGGCGCGGCACGGTGACCCGGTGCGAGGACGGCCGGCAGCGACTGGAGTTCCGCCGGTCGTGGCCCGATCCGATGGAGGACGTCTGGGCGGCGCTCACCGAACCCGAACGCCTCGCCCGGTGGATCGGCCGGTACGACGGCGAGCGCCGTCCGGGCGGCACCGGCACCTTCTTCATGACCCACGAGGCGGGGGAGCAGACCGGCGAGCCGGCGACGATCGTCGAGTGCGACCCGCCCCGGCGGCTGGTCATCGAGTGGGAGCAGCAGGACACCGACGCGTGGCGCATCGACCTGGACCTGTGGACCGAGGGCGGTCGCACCCACCTGCGGTTCGTGCAGGTGTTCCCGGCCGACGCCGACGTCGCCGACTTCGCGATGGGCTGGCACTGGTACCTGGACAAGCTCGCCGCCGAGGTCAGCGGCGGCGCGCAGCCCACCGGCGACTGGCAGGCGTTCGTCGCGGAGGTCGGGCCGGACTACGGCCGCGAGGGCGGGTGA
- a CDS encoding DsbA family oxidoreductase, which yields MQVEVWSDVVCPWCYIGKRRLETALERFPHRDQVEVVWRSFQLDPSVPEGETHPTLPALAAKYGTSQDAMRATMARVEQIAAEEGLEYDLADGISGNTLRAHELLHLAAERGLGGQAKERLLHAHFEEGRSVFDVDSLVELGVEVGLDEAELRAVLSDRRYLTAVRQDGATAQALGATGVPFFVVDRKYGAAGAQPAELLLQILERAWADAHPLVTVAAADGCDDGGCAV from the coding sequence ATGCAGGTAGAGGTCTGGTCCGACGTCGTCTGTCCGTGGTGCTACATCGGCAAGCGCCGGCTCGAGACCGCCCTCGAGCGGTTCCCGCACCGCGATCAGGTCGAGGTCGTCTGGCGGTCGTTCCAGCTGGACCCGTCCGTGCCTGAGGGTGAGACGCACCCGACGCTGCCGGCCCTGGCCGCTAAGTACGGCACCAGTCAGGACGCCATGCGCGCCACCATGGCCCGCGTCGAGCAGATCGCCGCCGAGGAGGGCCTGGAGTACGACCTGGCCGACGGCATCAGCGGCAACACCCTGCGCGCCCACGAGCTGCTGCATCTGGCCGCCGAGCGCGGCCTCGGCGGCCAGGCCAAGGAGCGCCTGCTGCACGCCCACTTCGAGGAGGGGCGGTCGGTGTTCGACGTCGACTCGCTCGTCGAGCTCGGCGTCGAGGTGGGTCTGGACGAGGCGGAGCTCCGCGCGGTGCTGAGCGACCGGCGCTACCTGACCGCCGTCCGCCAGGACGGCGCCACCGCCCAGGCGCTGGGCGCCACGGGCGTCCCGTTCTTCGTCGTCGACCGGAAGTACGGCGCCGCCGGCGCGCAGCCGGCCGAGCTGTTGCTGCAGATCCTCGAGCGGGCCTGGGCCGACGCCCACCCACTCGTCACCGTGGCTGCCGCGGACGGCTGCGACGACGGCGGCTGCGCCGTCTGA
- a CDS encoding NAD(P)-dependent alcohol dehydrogenase: MPRAWTAALGNLMAGLPYPARLAFGLRRPTFINPGRTLAGTVDVVGPGVTGFHVGDEVYGTASANGTLAEYAVAPAKKLAPKPANLSFEQAATVPVSGSTALQAVRDHARVRAGEKVLVIGASGGVGSFAVQIAVALGAEVTGVASAAKLDAVRALGAARVVDYRADDLGAGRYDAIVDIAGRRPLAQLRPTLTPKGRLVIVGGETGGRLLDGLGRQFRAALLSPFVGQRLGFFVNRENAEDLGALTGYIETGAVTPLLDRTVPLAETAAAVRQLIDGQITGKIAVAV, translated from the coding sequence GTGCCGCGAGCGTGGACCGCGGCACTTGGCAACCTGATGGCCGGCCTGCCCTATCCCGCTCGTCTCGCCTTCGGCCTGCGTCGGCCGACGTTCATCAACCCCGGCCGGACCCTGGCCGGCACGGTCGACGTCGTAGGCCCCGGGGTGACCGGCTTCCACGTCGGCGACGAGGTGTACGGCACCGCGTCGGCCAACGGCACCTTGGCCGAGTACGCCGTCGCCCCTGCGAAGAAGCTCGCGCCGAAGCCGGCGAACCTCTCGTTCGAGCAGGCGGCGACCGTCCCCGTGTCCGGGAGCACCGCCCTGCAGGCGGTCCGCGACCACGCGCGGGTCCGGGCCGGGGAGAAGGTGCTGGTGATCGGCGCCTCCGGCGGTGTCGGCAGCTTCGCCGTCCAGATCGCGGTCGCGCTCGGTGCCGAGGTGACCGGGGTGGCCAGCGCCGCCAAGCTCGATGCGGTACGCGCCCTCGGCGCCGCGCGGGTGGTCGACTACCGCGCCGACGACCTCGGTGCCGGCCGGTACGACGCGATCGTCGACATCGCCGGCCGGCGCCCGCTCGCGCAGCTGCGGCCGACCCTCACGCCGAAGGGACGGCTGGTCATCGTCGGCGGGGAGACGGGCGGCCGGCTGCTCGACGGGCTGGGCCGTCAGTTCCGGGCGGCGCTGCTCTCCCCGTTCGTCGGCCAGCGGCTGGGTTTCTTCGTGAACAGGGAGAACGCCGAGGATCTGGGGGCCCTCACCGGATATATCGAGACGGGTGCGGTCACGCCGCTGCTCGACCGCACCGTGCCGCTCGCGGAGACGGCGGCCGCCGTCCGGCAGCTGATCGACGGGCAGATCACCGGCAAGATCGCCGTCGCGGTGTGA
- a CDS encoding alpha-amylase family glycosyl hydrolase, with protein sequence MAGGDPGAEPTNWQSFFSGPAWEFDETSGEYYLHLFDRKQPDLNWENPEVRQAVYAMMRWWLDRGVDGFRMDVINMISKAVNPDGSLPDGPPLPGSALGDGTPHFFCGPRIHEFLQEMHREVFAGREGAFLTVGEMPGVTVEQARLFTDPARAEVDMVFQFEHVGLDQGATKWDVHPLRMRDLKASFGRWQAGLAEVGWNSLYWDNHDQPRAVSRFGDDSPECRRDSATCLATLLHLHRGTPYVYQGQEIGMANYPFASVDDFRDVESVNHFAAAMLAGEDASAVLTALRTMSRDNARTPVQWDGSPNAGFTTGTPWLPVNPDHGEWNAAAQREDPDSVFAHYRKLIALRHEEPVVALGDFTMLLPDHDDVYAFTRSLDGDTLLVVCNLSRTPYPLADLLPDAANGRLVLGNLGAGDPAVLRPWEARVLRP encoded by the coding sequence ATGGCCGGCGGCGACCCGGGCGCCGAGCCGACCAACTGGCAGTCGTTCTTCTCCGGCCCCGCGTGGGAGTTCGACGAGACCAGCGGCGAGTACTACCTGCATCTGTTCGACCGCAAGCAGCCCGACCTCAACTGGGAGAACCCGGAGGTCAGGCAGGCGGTGTACGCGATGATGCGGTGGTGGCTCGACCGCGGGGTCGACGGCTTCCGCATGGACGTCATCAACATGATCAGCAAGGCCGTGAACCCGGACGGCTCGCTGCCCGACGGCCCCCCGCTGCCGGGGTCGGCGCTCGGGGACGGGACGCCGCACTTCTTCTGCGGGCCCCGGATCCACGAGTTCCTGCAGGAGATGCACCGCGAGGTGTTCGCCGGCCGCGAGGGTGCGTTCCTGACCGTCGGCGAGATGCCCGGCGTGACCGTCGAGCAGGCGCGTCTGTTCACCGACCCCGCCCGCGCCGAGGTGGACATGGTCTTCCAGTTCGAGCATGTCGGCCTCGACCAGGGTGCGACGAAGTGGGACGTGCACCCCCTGCGCATGCGCGACCTCAAGGCGTCCTTCGGGCGATGGCAGGCGGGGCTGGCCGAGGTGGGGTGGAACAGCCTCTACTGGGACAACCACGACCAGCCGCGCGCGGTGTCCCGCTTCGGCGACGACAGCCCCGAGTGCCGCCGTGACTCGGCCACCTGCCTGGCCACGCTGCTGCACCTGCACCGCGGGACGCCCTACGTCTACCAGGGCCAGGAGATCGGCATGGCGAACTACCCGTTCGCCTCGGTCGACGACTTCCGGGACGTCGAGTCGGTCAACCACTTCGCGGCCGCGATGCTGGCCGGGGAGGACGCATCGGCCGTGCTGACCGCGCTGCGCACGATGAGCCGCGACAACGCCCGCACCCCCGTGCAATGGGACGGCTCGCCGAACGCCGGGTTCACCACCGGGACGCCGTGGCTGCCGGTGAACCCGGACCACGGCGAGTGGAACGCCGCCGCCCAGCGCGAGGACCCGGACTCGGTGTTCGCCCACTACCGGAAGCTGATCGCGCTGCGGCACGAGGAGCCGGTCGTGGCGCTCGGCGACTTCACGATGCTGCTTCCGGACCACGACGACGTCTACGCCTTCACCCGCAGCCTGGACGGCGACACGCTGCTGGTCGTCTGCAACCTGAGCCGGACGCCGTACCCGCTGGCCGACCTGCTGCCCGATGCGGCGAACGGGCGGCTGGTGCTCGGCAACCTCGGCGCCGGCGACCCCGCCGTCCTGCGGCCGTGGGAGGCCCGCGTCCTCCGGCCCTGA
- a CDS encoding MFS transporter: MTALPRALAPLRLPHYRLLAASMALSLLAAGLWAVAVVWQVVALRGGPAALSLVAALSAGGMLATTLLGGALADRLPQRRILLATDVVQGGTVALVAALSLTDVLQLWHLAAVALVGGLAMGMYYPAYSALVPALVPADELLAVNGLEGMLRPVLQNAAGPAAAGFLVAAWSPGAAMAATAAAFLLAGACLWSLPTTPVRRDLPAGGEATPGLLADVREGFVYMVRTPWLLATLLFASLMLLVFIGPLEVLVPFAIKDAGGGPTQHGYVLAAFGVGGAVGSLVVASLRLPRRYLTVMNLLWGLGCVPLVVFGLGAELWLMLVAGAVMGATFQAGMVIWGTLLQRRVPPELLGRVSSLDFFVSLSFMPLSMALAGTVSQVIGLTTTFLVAGLVPPVLAVVAILLWRLHVDELEHPLDSGPTDGDERLEPAIPRPAAPADDVLVDRV, encoded by the coding sequence ATGACCGCCCTGCCGCGCGCGCTCGCGCCCTTGCGGCTGCCTCACTACCGCCTGCTGGCGGCGTCGATGGCGCTGTCCCTGCTCGCGGCCGGGCTGTGGGCGGTCGCCGTCGTCTGGCAGGTGGTCGCGCTGCGCGGCGGCCCCGCGGCGCTGTCGCTCGTGGCCGCGCTGTCGGCCGGGGGCATGCTGGCCACGACCCTGCTCGGCGGGGCGCTGGCCGACCGGCTCCCACAGCGCCGCATCCTGCTGGCCACCGACGTGGTGCAGGGCGGCACCGTCGCGCTCGTCGCCGCGCTGTCCCTGACCGACGTCCTCCAGCTCTGGCACCTGGCCGCCGTGGCGCTGGTCGGCGGGCTGGCGATGGGCATGTACTACCCGGCGTACTCGGCACTGGTCCCCGCGCTCGTGCCCGCGGACGAGCTGCTGGCGGTCAACGGCCTCGAGGGCATGCTCCGGCCGGTGCTGCAGAACGCGGCCGGCCCGGCCGCGGCAGGGTTCCTGGTCGCCGCATGGTCGCCCGGCGCCGCCATGGCCGCCACGGCCGCGGCGTTCCTGCTCGCGGGGGCGTGTCTGTGGAGCCTGCCGACGACCCCGGTCCGCCGCGACCTGCCGGCCGGCGGCGAGGCGACCCCCGGGCTGCTGGCCGACGTCCGCGAGGGCTTCGTCTACATGGTCCGCACGCCGTGGCTGCTCGCCACGCTGCTGTTCGCGTCGCTGATGCTGCTGGTCTTCATCGGCCCGCTCGAGGTGCTCGTGCCGTTTGCGATCAAGGACGCCGGCGGTGGTCCGACGCAGCACGGCTACGTGCTGGCCGCCTTCGGCGTCGGGGGTGCGGTGGGCTCGCTGGTCGTCGCGTCGCTGCGCCTGCCGCGCCGGTACCTGACGGTCATGAACCTGCTGTGGGGCCTGGGCTGCGTGCCCCTGGTCGTCTTCGGCCTCGGGGCCGAGCTGTGGCTCATGCTCGTCGCGGGCGCGGTCATGGGCGCCACGTTCCAGGCCGGCATGGTCATCTGGGGCACGCTGCTGCAGCGGCGCGTGCCGCCCGAGCTGCTCGGTCGCGTGTCCAGCCTCGACTTCTTCGTCTCGCTGAGCTTCATGCCGTTGTCGATGGCCCTGGCCGGCACGGTGAGCCAGGTCATCGGGCTGACCACGACCTTTCTGGTCGCCGGGCTCGTCCCGCCGGTGCTCGCGGTCGTGGCGATCCTGCTCTGGCGGCTGCACGTCGACGAGCTCGAGCACCCCCTCGACTCGGGCCCGACGGACGGCGACGAGCGCCTCGAGCCGGCCATCCCGCGTCCCGCTGCCCCCGCGGACGACGTCCTGGTCGACCGCGTCTGA
- a CDS encoding ArsR/SmtB family transcription factor, which yields MEALAALADRTRRELLRLLVDGERSAGELASRFPVSRPAVSRHLRVLREAGLVRVRSDGKRRLYALDPRPLRELDDWLEPYRDLWAHRLDALDTEIARGRRARGAGESR from the coding sequence GTGGAGGCGCTCGCGGCCCTGGCCGACCGGACCCGCCGGGAGCTGTTGCGGCTGCTGGTGGACGGCGAGCGGTCCGCGGGCGAGCTCGCCAGCCGCTTCCCGGTCAGCCGGCCGGCGGTCAGCCGGCACCTGCGGGTGCTGCGCGAAGCGGGGCTGGTCCGCGTCCGCAGCGACGGCAAGCGGCGGCTCTACGCGCTCGACCCGCGACCGCTGCGGGAGCTCGACGACTGGCTGGAGCCCTACCGCGACCTGTGGGCGCACCGGCTGGACGCACTGGACACCGAGATCGCCCGCGGACGCCGGGCACGAGGGGCAGGAGAGAGCAGATGA